The proteins below come from a single Quercus lobata isolate SW786 unplaced genomic scaffold, ValleyOak3.0 Primary Assembly Scq3eQI_222, whole genome shotgun sequence genomic window:
- the LOC115973379 gene encoding beta-carotene hydroxylase 2, chloroplastic-like: MAAGLSASVTSKPFRLFQHSHLLKPTTLFAPSVLRHSTIKKTRRKACLTVYVILEDQKQRTQLVNPKDEDSDGLTKFQIPSPRVAEKLARKRSERFTYLVAAVMSSFGITSMAVMAVYYRFYWQMEGGEVPMSEMLGTFALSVGAAVGMEFWARWAHKALWHASLWHMHESHHRPREGPFELNDVFAIINAGPAIALLSYGFFHKGLVPGLCFGAGLGITVFGMAYMFVHDGLVHKRFPVGPIANVPYFRKVAAAHQLHHMDLFDGVPYGLFLGPKELEEVGGLEELEKEINKRIKSNSGP, from the exons ATGGCGGCTGGACTCTCCGCCTCCGTAACCTCCAAGCCCTTCCGTCTCTTCCAACACTCTCACCTCCTAAAACCCACAACCCTCTTTGCTCCCTCAGTTCTCCGCCACAGCACAATCAAAAAAACCAGAAGAAAAGCTTGCTTAACTGTCTATGTGATCTTGGAGGACCAAAAACAAAGGACCCAGTTGGTGAATCCTAAAGATGAAGACTCTGATGGCCTGACTAAATTTCAGATCCCATCTCCACGTGTGGCAGAGAAGTTGGCCAGGAAGAGATCCGAGAGGTTTACTTATCTAGTGGCTGCTGTTATGTCTAGCTTTGGTATTACTTCCATGGCTGTCATGGCTGtttattatagattttattGGCAAATGGAG gGTGGAGAAGTGCCTATGTCTGAAATGTTAGGTACATTTGCTCTATCTGTTGGTGCTGCT GTGGGAATGGAATTTTGGGCAAGATGGGCTCACAAAGCTCTCTGGCACGCTTCCTTGTGGCATATGCACGAG TCCCATCATCGACCAAGAGAAGGACCATTCGAGCTCAACGATGTTTTCGCCATTATCAACGCTGGCCCAGCTATTGCTCTCCTCTCCTATGGCTTCTTCCACAAAGGCCTTGTTCCTGGTCTTTGTTTTGGTGCt GGTCTTGGAATTACAGTGTTTGGCATGGCTTATATGTTTGTCCACGATGGCCTGGTTCACAAAAGATTCCCAGTGGGACCCATTGCCAACGTACCCTACTTTAGAAAGGTTGCTGCAGCTCACCAG CTCCACCACATGGACCTGTTCGATGGTGTGCCATATGGGTTGTTTTTGGGACCTAAG GAACTGGAAGAAGTGGGAGGTCTAGAAGAGTTGGAAAAGGAGATTAACAAGAGAATCAAATCAAATAGTGGTCCTTGA
- the LOC115973376 gene encoding uncharacterized protein LOC115973376 produces MTLKLDMSKAYDWVDWGCLKQIMVKLGFHERWISLVMRCVSSVTYAVRINGQPCGHIVPTRGLRQRDPLSPYLFLICVEGLSALLHQAVQNKTVKGVAALARVPTISHLFFTDDSLIFKRATVREGEEIQQVLQVYEESSGQQLNRNKTSLFFSHNTNHDTKEAIKAMFGAQVIKPHESYLGWRLQTNSSSLFYRVYKEKYFPSCDFMDAGMGCQTSYAWRSIMAAQPLVRYGMRWQVGDSKQIKVWKDKWIPSPQTYKDADAILSIPLSVTGARDRVIWAKKRNRRFTVKNAYRLVQKDQWDKEMVEGSNQLTMKQTWRRLWQMNVPNKVKHSAWKACRNILATKENLWWRNIIKDSICEVCREQVESICHLFWFCDHVKEVWFSCKLSFPFEIHPLWDYMDVIWYLQKWEESRPGIFERTVMICWGIWKDRNEVRHGGKLQSGLLVTRSSLSLLEEFQIANERPKAIAERNHVVKWVPPQLGGYKVHVDGAVFSKRHVIVALSRKLYTPLGSLETEVKAIEIGVTFAMEVRVRDVTFEGDLLVICNAIHGLTEAASSVQNVVTEILKRVQGFHTFAFSHTKRQGNAPAHVLA; encoded by the exons ATGACCCTAAAATTGGATATGAGCAAGGCATATGACTGGGTGGACTGGGGTTGTCTAAAACAAATCATGGTAAAACTAGGTTTTCATGAAAGGTGGATAAGCTTAGTGATGAGGTGTGTCTCTTCAGTGACATATGCAGTACGAATTAATGGTCAGCCATGCGGCCACATTGTTCCAACACGAGGGTTGCGGCAAAGGGATCCTCTATCACCCTACCTATTTCTCATTTGTGTCGAAGGGTTGTCAGCACTGTTGCACCAGGCTGTCCAAAACAAGACCGTCAAAGGTGTGGCTGCCTTAGCTAGGGTACCCACTATCTCCCATCTATTTTTTACTGACGATAGTTTGATATTCAAAAGAGCCACGGTTAGGGAGGGTGAGGAAATACAGCAAGTGCTCCAAGTATACGAGGAGTCCTCTGGTCAACAACTCAACAGAAACAAGACTTCCCTCTTTTTTAGCCATAACACAAACCATGACACAAAAGAAGCAATAAAGGCAATGTTTGGAGCACAGGTTATCAAGCCTCATGAATCCTATCTGG GGTGGAGACTCCAAACAAATTCCTCCTCCCTGTTTTATCGGGTTTACAAGGAGAAATACTTCCCAAGCTGTGATTTTATGGATGCTGGTATGGGGTGTCAAACTTCATATGCATGGAGGAGCATCATGGCAGCCCAGCCATTGGTGCGATATGGAATGAGATGGCAGGTGGGAGACAGTAAACAAATTAAGGTCTGGAAGGACAAATGGATCCCAAGTCCACAAACATACAAG GATGCAGATGCAATTCTAAGCATACCCTTGAGTGTCACTGGGGCAAGGGATAGAGTGATATGGGCCAAAAAAAGGAACAGAAGGTTCACGGTCAAAAATGCGTATAGACTGGTACAGAAGGACCAATGGGATAAAGAGATGGTTGAAGGCTCAAACCAGTTAACTATGAAACAAACCTGGAGAAGACTATGGCAGATGAATGTACCAAACAAGGTCAAACACTCTGCGTGGAAAGCTTGTAGAAACATCCTAGCTACAAAGGAAAATTTATGGTGGAGGAATATCATAAAAGATAGCATATGTGAAGTATGTAGGGAGCAGGTGGAGTCCATATGCCacttattttggttttgtgacCATGTGAAAGAGGTGTGGTTCTCATGCAAGCTATCCTTTCCGTTTGAAATTCATCCTTTGTGGGATTACATGGATGTTATATGGTATTTACAAAAGTGGGAGGAGTCACGGCCAGGAATTTTTGAGCGGACTGTCATGATTTGCTGGGGGATATGGAAAGATAGGAATGAAGTAAGACACGGGGGCAAGCTTCAGAGTGGACTGTTAGTGACGAGAAGCTCTCTTAGTTTGCTAGAGGAATTCCAGATAGCAAATGAAAGACCAAAGGCCATTGCAGAACGGAACCATGTTGTAAAATGGGTCCCTCCACAGTTGGGAGGCTATAAAGTGCATGTTGACGGGGCTGTGTTCTCTAAAA GACATGTGATAGTAGCGCTTAGTAGAAAGCTGTACACTCCGTTGGGGTCGCTAGAGACTGAGGTTAAGGCCATAGAGATAGGGGTCACTTTCGCGATGGAGGTCAGGGTTAGGGACGTGACTTTTGAGGGTGACTTGTTAGTGATCTGTAATGCTATCCACGGTCTGACTGAAGCAGCTTCATCAGTCCAGAATGTAGTCACAGAAATCCTTAAACGTGTTCAAGGTTTTCACACTTTTGCTTTTTCCCATACCAAAAGACAAGGAAATGCCCCTGCCCATGTACTGGCTTAA